A genomic window from Amblyraja radiata isolate CabotCenter1 chromosome 18, sAmbRad1.1.pri, whole genome shotgun sequence includes:
- the apeh gene encoding acylamino-acid-releasing enzyme has protein sequence MATMGSEVVTDSKEIAEIYKELSKFPSLSKATIGPEVISQYGGKHCNIYTEWSQRDLERAERVKFCRQYIMFYDDDSIVYAGPSGNCTELQGELLSKESPSGFLKAVLREHTNKKGEEKQFLEIWNKNSKEKSINLTALDKHGKVYEDDQFGCLVWSHSETHILYIAEKKRPKTESFFQTKSQITMTEDDEDSIKSDKQEKPVKGDDFVYWEDWGETFTQKTTPVLCVLDIESNNISVLEGIPDHISPGQAFWAPNDTGIVFVGWEHEPQRLGLVYCTNRKSGLYYVDLTGGNCLQLSSEANAVRSPRLSPDKCRIVYFEGDAGGPHHQCCKLCMYDWYTKVTSTVVDIVNRPDEDGFTGIYSLALAQNCWAMDSQRILIDTPQRSRKDLLVINIPTRNVTSLTSGSDAGSWSLLAIYQDLMVITCSSPNCPPSLKVGFLPAAGKEQKVTWVALDETEPLPGIDWKILTFTPPLEQENPKFSAMNFEGILLKPSERKDGAPPPVIVWPHGGPHSVFTAEWMLYPVALCKLGFAVLLINYRGSIGFGQDSIFSLPGNIGSQDVKDVQFAAEFVLKESFADTSKVFIIGGSHGGFLASHLVGQYPEFYKACVTRNPVIDIASMLATTDVPDWCTVEAGFEYTADQLPTPPLLEAMLSKSPIAYASQVKSPVLIMLGEKDKRVHPTQGLEFYRALKARKIPVRLLWYPDNNHSLSKVDAEADGFMNITLWFVKHL, from the exons ATGGCAACGATGGGCTCGGAG GTGGTTACGGATTCCAAGGAGATTGCTGAGATCTACAAAGAGTTGAGCAAATTCCCATCACTGTCAAAAGCTACcattggaccagaggtcatttcTCAGTATGGCGGAAAACACTGCAACATCTATACAG AATGGTCTCAGAGGGATCTGGAGAGAGCGGAGCGGGTCAAATTCTGCCGACAATATATAATGTTCTACGATGACGATTCCATTGTATATGCCGGCCCTTCTGGAAACTGCACAGAACTACAAGGCGA GCTGTTGAGCAAAGAGTCGCCATCTGGATTTTTGAAGGCTGTACTTCGGGAACACACAAACAAAAAAGGAGAGGAAAAACAATTTCTTGAA ATCTGGAATAAAAACTCTAAGGAAAAGAGCATAAATCTGACTGCACTCGACAAGCATGGCAAAGTGTATGAAGATG ATCAGTTTGGTTGCCTTGTGTGGTCTCACTCAGAGACTCACATCCTGTATATTGCTGAAAAGAAAAGACCTAAAACTGAATCCTTCTTCCAAACTAAGTCGCAAATTACTATGACTGAGGACGATGAGGACAGCATCAAATCCGATAAACAGGAGAAGCCTGTGAAA GGAGATGATTTTGTGTACTGGGAGGACTGGGGAGAAACATTTACGCAAAAGACCACACCTGTGTTGTGTGTTCTGGATATTGAAAGTAATAACATCTCGGTTCTGGAAGGGATTCCTGACCACATTTCTCCTGGGCAG GCGTTTTGGGCTCCCAATGACACGGGCATCGTATTTGTTGGATGGGAACATGAACCTCAACGGTTGGGTCTCGTGTACTGCACCAATAGAAA GTCTGGGCTGTACTATGTGGATCTGACAGGTGGCAACTGCC TGCAACTTTCTTCTGAAGCAAATGCGGTTCGGTCGCCTCGACTCAGCCCTGACAAGTGTCGAATTGTCTACTTTGAAGGTGATGCAGGTGGTCCCCACCACCAGTGCTGTAAACTTTGCATG TATGACTGGTACACAAAAGTGAcctccactgtggtggatattgtgAATCGGCCAGATGAAG ATGGATTTACTGGCATATACTCTTTAGCACTGGCACAGAATTGTTGGGCTATGGACAGTCAGCGGATTCTCATTGATACACCTCAAAGGAGCAGAAAG GATCTCCTCGTAATAAACATACCAACAAGAAATGTGACATCACTAACCAGTG GCTCGGACGCTGGAAGCTGGTCACTGCTGGCTATTTACCAGGATCTGATGGTGATCACGTGCTCATCCCCCAACTGCCCACCCAGTCTG AAAGTAGGCTTTTTGCCTGCTGCAGGCAAGGAACAAAAGGTCACTTGGGTAGCACTAGATGAAACTGAACCATTGCCAGGCATCGATTGGAAAATTCTGACTTTTACACCTCCACTTGAACAAGAGAATCCTAAATTCT CTGCAATGAATTTTGAAGGTATCCTTTTGAAACCCAGTGAAAGAAAAGATGGTGCTCCTCCTCCAGTTATTGTTTGGCCACATG GTGGACCACATTCAGTTTTCACAGCTGAATGGATGTTGTATCCTGTCGCCCTTTGCAAACTGGGATTCGCAGTCTTACTGA TAAACTACAGAGGTTCCATTGGCTTTGGTCAAGATAGTATCTTCTCTCTGCCTGGAAATATTGGAAGCCAGGATGTGAAAGATGTGCAG TTTGCAGCAGAATTTGTATTAAAGGAATCGTTTGCTGATACCTCAAAGGTCTTCATCATTGGTGGCTCACATGGAGGTTTTCTTGCGAGTCACCTAGTTGGCCAGTACCCTGAATTCTACAAGGCCTGTGTGACTCGAAATCCTGTCATTGACATTGCTTCCATGCTGGCAACAACAGATGTTCCAGATTG GTGcacagtggaggccggttttgaGTACACAGCTGACCAGCTTCCAACTCCTCCCTTATTGGAAGCAATGTTGAGCAAGTCACCAATTGCATATGCTTCTCAA GTAAAATCTCCAGTGTTGATCATGCTAGGCGAGAAAGACAAACGTGTACATCCCACGCAAGGCCTCGAGTTCTATCGAGCACTGAAAGCCAGAAAGATTCCTGTACG ATTATTATGGTACCCTGATAACAACCACTCACTCTCCAAAGTTGATGCAGAGGCAGATGGATTCATGAATATCACACTTTGGTTTGTCAAACACCTCTGA